From a region of the Arachis ipaensis cultivar K30076 chromosome B09, Araip1.1, whole genome shotgun sequence genome:
- the LOC107614752 gene encoding F-box/LRR-repeat protein 13-like encodes MAERDSKAAKTTTTPIISVADDDIDRISSLPDCLLCHILSFLPTPTPVIVATTSVLSRRWRNVWKDMEVFKFQQKKKSQKSLFYSVKSVLALRRPGRIRKFRLQSDFSEANLVTVKNWINAAMGPQLEELHLLLSRENNDNLPLAPTLLIRNSIAALSRESYLFFPSLKSLSLNLGSTRNVDVLLSRCPVLETLNLKLFISTCPDLRVQKLRVASSSLKSLTITALSNYVIEGFELDAPSLENLSLLFNRELEGFSVRNLHSVRSASLDFCDTAGGYSVIELAMKILEKCRVLKDLTVHRRKHAYSKRWTEPIEVPSSLVSHLENFTFLLLDQFKEDREFITYILQKGLVLKSVIGYNTDCNSLLSLFPGGSKKCQFNYVHPYYQGCNLTWKLIRCVNFM; translated from the exons ATGGCGGAACGAGACTCAAAGGCggcaaaaacaacaacaacaccaaTTATATCAGTGGCCGACGACGACATTGACAGAATCAGCAGCTTACCGGACTGTTTACTCTGCCACATCCTCTCCTTCCTCCCAACCCCAACCCCCGTGATTGTCGCCACCACCAGCGTCCTATCTCGCCGGTGGCGGAACGTCTGGAAGGATATGGAAGTCTTCAAGTTCCAACAGAAAAAAAAATCGCAGAAGTCGTTATTTTATTCTGTTAAATCTGTCCTGGCCCTCCGCAGACCAGGCCGTATTCGAAAGTTTCGCCTCCAAAGTGACTTCAGCGAAGCAAACTTAGTAACTGTCAAGAACTGGATCAACGCCGCCATGGGGCCACAACTCGAAGAACTGCACCTTCTCCTCTCAAGAGAAAATAATGATAATCTTCCATTGGCTCCCACTTTATTGATCAGGAACAGTATCGCGGCTCTCTCACGTGAATCGTACCTCTTTTTTCCATCGCTGAAGTCTCTGTCTCTGAATCTCGGATCTACTCGGAATGTGGATGTTCTTCTCTCTCGATGTCCCGTTCTTGAAACTCTGAATCTTAAGCTCTTCATCTCCACGTGTCCTGATCTGCGCGTGCAAAAACTTCGCgtggcttcttcttccttgaagagtCTTACCATCACCGCTTTGAGTAACTATGTAATTGAGGGATTTGAGTTAGACGCGCCGTCTCTTGAAAATCTTAGTCTGTTATTCAACAGAGAGTTGGAGGGGTTTTCTGTTCGTAATTTGCACAGCGTGAGAAGCGCGTCTCTTGATTTTTGTGATACAGCTGGTGGTTATTCTGTGATCGAGCTTGCCATGAAAATACTTGAAAAGTGTCGTGTTCTTAAAGATCTTACAGTTCACAGGAGAAAG CATGCATATTCGAAGAGATGGACAGAGCCGATCGAAGTTCCCAGTTCTCTGGTGTCACACTTGGAAAACTTTACATTTTTATTGTTAGATCAATTTAAAGAAGACCGAGAATTTATTACTTATATTCTACAGAAAGGGTTAGTTTTAAAGTCAGTTATTGGATACAATACTGATTGTAATTCATTACTATCTCTCTTTCCAGGTGGATCTAAGAAGTGTCAATTTAACTATGTCCATCCTTATTATCAAGGTTgtaatttaacgtggaaactcatCAGGTGTGTTAACTTTATGTAA
- the LOC107614751 gene encoding F-box/kelch-repeat protein At3g23880-like has product MTSSRFSRLLRVLPEYTPLERDGTFVTGTGTLNWVATKIASFITYPVHQTTIVVLSFNFGNESYGQIALPNVDEGGMIHYEPVLLTLRNSLCVCHGYKNSVWDLWMMKEYGNEDSWTRMLVSSHDEEIIHHYALGNSIRPLHMMENDLLLVLVRPPAYRKYSQLAVYNPANKGDRLGYPVINYYSSDDMPKYSGCFSVYRESLVSPSHYGLKTDHV; this is encoded by the coding sequence ATGACAAGTTCAAGATTCTCGCGGTTGTTAAGAGTTCTACCAGAATATACACCGCTTGAACGGGATGGAACATTTGTGACTGGCACCGGAACACTTAATTGGGTAGCTACTAAAATCGCATCCTTTATTACCTATCCTGTCCATCAAACTACGATAGTAGTTCTTTCTTTCAACTTTGGAAACGAGAGCTATGGTCAAATAGCATTGCCTAACGTTGATGAAGGCGGCATGATTCATTACGAGCCTGTGTTGCTAACACTAAGGAATTCTCTGTGCGTTTGTCATGGATACAAGAATTCGGTGTGGGATTTGTGGATGATGAAGGAGTATGGAAATGAAGATTCTTGGACTAGAATGTTGGTGAGCTCACATGATGAGGAGATTATTCATCATTATGCTCTTGGTAATAGTATAAGACCATTGCACATGATGGAAAATGATCTGCTTCTTGTTTTGGTAAGACCTCCTGCGTATCGTAAATATTCACAATTAGCTGTGTATAATCCTGCAAATAAGGGTGATCGTTTAGGATATCCTGTGATCAACTACTACTCAAGTGATGACATGCCAAAGTATAGCGGATGCTTCTCTGTTTATCGTGAAAGTTTGGTTTCTCCATCACACTATGGTCTTAAAACTGACCATGTGTGA
- the LOC107614749 gene encoding uncharacterized protein LOC107614749 encodes MCFEALDRTLRDLMSVTNQHKIHQPFGGIVVVLGGDFRQILPVIPKRSRHDILTSAINLSHLWSFCKVLKLHTNMRLLMSFSNQDEGEMNRFANWILDVGNGNIGYVVGDESKIKISYDLLIITTDDPLSYLVDFAYLNLLQNMSDYRYFQSRTILAPTLESVEKVNDFVLTIFSGMEKEYEL; translated from the coding sequence ATGTGCTTTGAAGCACTTGATCGGACGCTCAGGGATCTTATGTCAGTTACCAATCAACATAAGATACATCAACCATTTGGTGGTATAGTTGTTGTTCTAGGAGGTGATTTCAGACAGATACTTCCGGTGATTCCGAAAAGGAGTAGACACGATATATTGACATCAGCTATTAACTTATCCCATCTGTGGTCGTTTTGTAAGGTTCTGAAACTGCATACGAACATGAGACTTCTAATGTCTTTTTCAAATCAAGATGAAGGTGAAATGAATAGATTTGCTAATTGGATACTTGATGTTGGAAATGGAAATATTGGTTATGTTGTTGGTGatgaatcaaaaattaaaatttcatatGATCTATTGATTATAACTACTGATGACCCTCTCTCTTATTTGGTAGACTTTGCATATCTAAATTTATTACAAAACATGTCAGATTATAGGTATTTTCAGAGTAGGACAATTCTTGCACCCACGCTTGAGAGTGTCGAGAAGGTAAACGATTTTGTGTTGACAATCTTTTCAGGGATGGAAAAGGAGTATGAGTTATGA